Sequence from the Parus major isolate Abel chromosome 1, Parus_major1.1, whole genome shotgun sequence genome:
AAGGTTAAGCTTTCTGGCCTGTCTATAACCTACATGGTATAAAAAAGTGAACAGTTAAACTTTTAGCATTGTATACCCATCATTTACAGGTTACAGTGACATTGTAAGGCTTTCAGTACAGTTACTCAACTGTCCCATGAATACCAAGATTATGTTGTAAAAAAGAGCTTCTATTTGGTATCATATTCAATAGCTTTTAGCAGTGCCTTGTATTTgaggttttatatttttgtgttttttctttttttgttaggTGGTTTTGGTGTAGCAAAGAATCTGTGCTCCTGGGCTGTAGATGGCAAGAACTGTACTGTCAATGAGCATGTGAACTCCACACTCCAAGCCTTCCACAGTGCTAAAAAGCCCATTGGTTTGTGCTGTATATCACCAGTTCTGGCAGCCAAAGTCTTTCCTGGTTGTGAGGTTACAGTCGGTCAAGATAAAAATGTAGATGGAAGGTAAGAAGGAAATGGATGGAGATGATTTACATGGGAATTAAGATTAGGAAATGGACAGGCTGCTGTGCAAAAGTCTCTTTGTTACCAGTAAACCTGGGGGAACTTAGTTACTTTTAAGGAAGATTAACTACAGTTTTCACTAGAATAATAGTAGTAGGCACAGAGCTCTCAGGGCAGACAGAGTGAATCCATGAAGTCAGGTGACTTGTGCTACAACCAGGTGTACACTGACCTGTGATATAGAATTGTTTAGTTCGGAAAAGTCCTCTAGGATGGTCGAGTCCAATGGTTAACTcaggtatttttattaaagtttttCTGGTGGTAGCAGTTTGGGGCCACTTTAGGGGAGGGACATGAGAACAGGGCCTGGCAAAAACTGCTTCAAGAACTGTCAACTCCCAATAAAACGTCTGAATTAAATTTAGCAGCAGCTGTAGTGAGGGATTCTGTTCAGAACAGATTGCATCTGTTCCTtatcagaaggggaaaaaaaccaaaatctctGCAGATCCCAGAGGAACACCTTACATGGAGGTGTTGGAAAAGGTTGCAAGTTCAGTTGGCTTCTCAAGCTTTTAAGGATCAGTTTTGGCTGTACTTGGTATCATCTTCCAAACTTATGGAAAGATGGTTAAAAACTATTGTACCTTCTAACATACTGTGGCTTCACATTTCAGactgtgttttcaaaaatattagATCACATGATGTTTCCATAGGGGATAGGAAAATCTGATAGTAACAGCCCCTTTAACTCCCATGTCATCATCAGCTAAAGAGTCACGTAGATATTACTGTAGTTCTCTCAGTCAAGTTATGTGTGCAGAGTTTTATGGCTGTGTCATTGCTTTATgttaattaaaatctttttatttacagatttcCTGATGCTGAAACGGCATCTGCTATAGCAGAGCTTGGATGTAAGCACATTtgcaaaaatgtaaatgaatcCCATGTGGATAAAGCCAATAAAATAGTTACTACCTGTGCTTTCATGTGCAAGGCTCCTCTGCATGAAATCTTTGATGGAATTGGAACAATGGTGCAAGAAGTCCTGAAGCTTGCCTGACTAGAAGTGTACAGACTTCTCCAAGGAAATCAGTGTAGTGAAGCATAAACATGTAGCTTCCTTTGattgaattaataaaataatgcaacTGCTAAACTTCACAGTTCCTGGTTTGTTTGGTGTGGTGgggtgttttttaatgtttaatacATCAGATGGTTACTGCTGAATTTAATCTATTTattcctcttttaaaataaaaactatatgTTGAAGGTGATGGGAGggtccttttttattttttttttaaatgactcCAAATGTATTCAGTCTTAAAAAGACTGAATGGGCAATGGGGTTTTATCACATCATTAATGTTTATCAGTAATTCACgttttctgtttccagctgcAATTACAGGTGAAGTAGCTGTAAATGAGTCTGTTTACCTTCAGTATAGGTGAGTAATTCAATTCTGATTTCTaatcagaagggaaaaacaaaataatgtgtttatttggattcttttttccccttgcaagTCTTTAAGCAAGTATTACTAATGGACTCCCAAAATTTTTGCAGAGCCCCTAGGTAAACCAACTTTATAAACCAAGATCTGGCACAAATGAATGCATTGCACGtggaaaatacacaaattttctgttaataaatgaagtaatttcagatttatttagCAAAATgaattagatttattttgtgattttttttttttttgcatacatTGTTTAGAGCCCTGAGGAAGACAATTTTATATGTTTGCTTTGATCTTATAAATGTGAGCAAAGGGTTGGCAGCTTCTCTTAGAAGCACAATCTGGCAAGGCATTGTAGTCCTGGAGGaacaaaaaatacccagaaTTCATTATCAAGGTTCATTGTGGACACTGAGTTGTCTCACATAAGAAGTGCTCTGTCACTCCTGCCCAGGGTAGTGTAGCCCACACTCTGCTGGGCCTGAAGTAACCTAAAGTGACATCACCTGCTCAGTGTCTCATGT
This genomic interval carries:
- the LOC107201958 gene encoding glutamine amidotransferase-like class 1 domain-containing protein 3A, mitochondrial, coding for MGKRVALVLAGCGVFDGSEIHEASAALVHLSRGGAEVKIFAPNIEQRDVVNHLKGSPAEEKRNVLVESARLARGNIQDLAELKASEFDAVIFPGGFGVAKNLCSWAVDGKNCTVNEHVNSTLQAFHSAKKPIGLCCISPVLAAKVFPGCEVTVGQDKNVDGRFPDAETASAIAELGCKHICKNVNESHVDKANKIVTTCAFMCKAPLHEIFDGIGTMVQEVLKLA